The following DNA comes from Alosa alosa isolate M-15738 ecotype Scorff River chromosome 13, AALO_Geno_1.1, whole genome shotgun sequence.
GAGATCAAGCATCCGGAGATCTTTGAGAGGAATGAGGCCACGCACGTGGTTACTGCAGTGCTCTACGGCGCCGAGGCCTTCATGGTTTTTGACCAGATGGCCTCCGACTATcaggagaaaaaagaaatcaaAGGCACCCTGAAGGCAATGATCAATAAAATTCCCCTGCTTCAGTTGTCAGGTGAGGGAAAAGTGGCCATGACTGAGGAGGACAAACGCAAGGCACGAAAGTTCAGCTGCAAGTTTCACGGCGACTTCAAACTGAAAGAGAACCCCTCATCATTCGAAGAGGCTGTGATTGTGTACAAGCACCTTCCTTCCCTGCTGGGGCAGAAAGGAGAGGCTGCCGTGCCCATGAGGGTCTGGCTGTACCCCCTGAACAACCTGGAACCAAAGGCCGCCAAGCTAGTGCGAGACATCAATGCGTCCGCGGTGTCAATGCTTGAGTTGATTTTAGAGCACCTCCATGAGGCTAAAATGAGAGCACGTGACCTGATTAAGCTGAGCAAGAACATGAGCCTAACAGTGCTCCGAGACAAACTGGAGAGCTTCCAGAACATGCGTGCAGAGTACACCATCATCTTTAAACGGAAACTGAAGGGGGTGCTGCCGGAGATCAGAGGGGGGACAGTTGCCGAGACGGCCTTCACCGATATCCTGAGGTTCCACGAAGAGTCGTCCTTCTCCAAGATAAAAATGAGGGAGTGGCTCAACGAGAAAGAAACTGAAATCACCATCGTCCAGTCTTACATCAGCCTACTCGGCAGCACCTCACTGGTGCCACCAGGCCCAGAGCTGGACAAAGTCCTGTATCATCCGAAAGTGGACACGGTGGTCATGTTCAGCTTCACCTCGCTGGAGTACCCTGAACCATACCTCTCCAACCTAGAAGGGTGCCTGAACTGTGAGGACTTTGCCAAAATGGCCGACGTGAACGTTGCTCTACAGAAGACATTCTCGAAGAACACTGTGCCCTGGTATGAGTATCCGGGAGCCATTCCAGCCTTGCGCTCCTGCTGCCCGGTCTTCCTGGGGGTGAAGGCCCGATGTGCGAGGAATCCTTTGCATGCGGCGCTGATCAGCTACGTAACAGATGCCTCTCACCCGGGATCCTCTCTCCGCGTCTACAAGAATGGGAAGTGCATAAACCCCCACCTGAAACCGCCAGAGAAGCACGAGGAGTGTGAGATGGCGGTTAGTGAAGGCGATGGGTTAACAAGCCACCAGAGAGAAGGGAGCGCCACTAAAGAACAGGAGGATCTTCTGAGCTTTGATGATTAAAGGAAAAACTAGATTATTTAAAGTGTCCAATGGTCGGCTAATGATCAAATCTCCTTGAGGCCAGCAGATACAGACCAAAGGAGTGATGAGGCTTTGAGCATATTTGAGAGTGCAGCATACCTATGGCATGTAAATGGATACTATCTAGTTTTACATGGAATACAATTGTAGAGTATACCCAAATACAGTATTTGCTGATAATGTTCCTGATTGCTTGCAGGCATTTAACTTGCCATTGCCTGATTATTGTTGACTATTGTTGGATGGAGATCAAGGGGAAGAATATTTCAGAACATACAAGCTTGAACTTCCACATAATGTTTAAAGAGTACCGGTAATTATGTTGTTTAATGCCAGTTGTCTATTTGCTTGTCTATTATGTTCTTGTAATGGTTAAAATTATTGTTTTTTCTAGGCACTTTGaccattcaaaatgtgtgaagtGGTTCATGACAGCAATACATAAACATGAGTGCCGCCCAGTGGCTCATAGTGGATATTGCAAATTATTTGGGTCTGCATTTAATAATTTTGTTTCTCTGTATTTTGaaaagaacaagaacaagaaaaataataaaataaccactggcttaacaggTTTCAACTTTCCCTCAGTGTTTTTATAATAATCAGGGGTGCTAAATAGACTTCAGAAATTCAGGAAAtggattcattcattcactagTGCCAAGACAAGGCTTATTCAGAGCAgtttaaattaaattcaattaatttCCTAGATTGTCTGATGTATATTAGTTATCTCTGGACATATCAGTCCTAAAGATAAAATCATATAGACCCTGGAAAGATTCAATCTTTGTGGTTGCTACACACTAAAATGGCCTAGTGTACCAAGAGAGCAACGTATATAATGCTAGTACTCGTGTACCAGTGATATGCTAGTACTCAAATATATTTTCAGAGAGCACCTATGGTCTCATTTGGATTAGTATATCTCAAATAACTCCAGTGAAATACTCTGAAAGACTGCTTTGTTGGTGCTGTTTGGGCCCACAAGTCACTttatatacagttaagaacaaaattattcatacccctggcaaatattgattcaatattgattttctctttaccaatatgtttgttctgactgaaaataacactgccacatgccaataggttgtaagacaatgtggtagaaacatggaatccaaaaaaataagcgtttttatcttttttaacatttttatgaaaaatggtgtgtccacaattattcatacccttttaaaataatcattggaaacatctttatttccAATCcggtttctaccacattgtcttacaacctatAGGCATGTggcaaacatattggtcaagagaaaagataaaaacgcttatttttttggattccatgtttctaccacattgtcttacaacctattggcatgtggcagtgttattttcagtcagaacaaacatattggtcaagagaaaatcaacattaaatcaatattttccaggggtatgaataattttgttcttaactgtattatatatatatatatgtgtatatatatatacaccgtATATTGATTATATGtactgtattatatatatatatatatatatatatatatatatatatatatatatatatatatatatatatatatatacgataTATTGATCTTGCCTGAATGAGTATAAAGTTGCTACCTTAGATTCTATTGCAACCATACagtacagtgtttcccctagaatttttttccagcagcggtgctgttgatcgtaggaagcccccccaaaaaaaaaaaaaagaaaacattttttaaaaatgattccttaaatggtgacttctggtgaattttgtgaaagaaatggacaaattgagttacaaattatgacataaccatcaacacaaggttgattattgcagtacttgaaacaggattattcatgttcttttttcacctttttcatttacattattcgtaattagccactgtacaactgtacactgtaggccattgtacaaactattactatttagaatatacagtgctgtgcataagttaagacatttatttatataataacatttatttatttacgatacatgatacAATAAAAAGAATTGAtgtcctttttttttaattaaacaaaaggcaaaatatgttttattcCTCTCTTTAGTCAATtttgggtgtcttaactttgcacagcactgaccaagtttgccgtaacccgaccgaccctaatttagaaccgaccccaaattttatttttttcccctttagtccgaccgacttttgtaaacttgcgttaataccgaccaattttttttttttttactctaaacaaccaatttaaaataatatttcagtaggcccaagtgtgaatataaattgcctacatgcaaacgttttaaaaaaacctgtggcgtcatctctacaccattggttttacgcatgtcacactatggcctacgcttcgtttcattcaactgataacgcttttacttggcacgaagttctggaagaactgtggccagatcttttcatcccttctcccctagtctaacggtgaccgtgtcggagtattgaaattggttgtggtctattcagcatttctcaaaatatgggtccgcaacatggagactgctggtccgcggagtcgtggaggaaattaggcccggtgcttcatctgataatttgctgcgcagttgatcaagaaaccgcggatcgacgaaaaagaaaacaaatgtttctgctatcgatgtcattaaacatggagccctacaattaagtggtggtatgagcattcattcaatgcgcgtctgcgcgagagaaactgaaactaatcgataacgttggtatcaaagtccgcttcaacctgttggaaggctatttatttatttaacgaaacttaatagaacgacgttgtttttttgaacgtccttagaaacagagcagagactgtataatacactgtatagcattgagtattgtatagtcaaatttcaatataatcgCGGCCTAttgtggccaagagctattgtagccttctttctgggtacatgtagatgagccttatgacccaaaagtctgccatgaccggcctcaggtcaaagaagtttgagaaaggctggtctatataacctgcatcagaatgaggtttgcaatggtgcgctgaaggcacgggttgaagacccagtcagttacgccacgacatgcacatttgtgtaaattcattcctacgtaatcaccatgaccaaaattgtactttttttatactttgaatcttgaaaaaaaacaaatattgacctacctaccgacccattttaatttttttggctgttactgcaaacaaaaatatttttaaggatggcctaaaactatatagacttcttttcatgtcattacactgtattggtagCCTGGTGTTACCATCCTATAGCCTGgcaggccatcctatatcattgaaatgtatagtctggaatcgaaccattcacctcgcttaatccaagggacgggcagagaattgtctttcaaactgcctaggcatgcaataggccagcttcacgaccatatccgttatccgggtcggcaaacggcaaatacatccttcttcaaaggaatgacttaagtgcattgtgttgctcaactttcaaaaaaaaaaaagtccaactcctccaaagttgatgccaacgccgattcaaacaaccgctcttcgttcgccatagccaccctCCTTGTTGTTCAACCgttgcaggactgtcgttatcctgttaagcccgccttaagactctctaacaaaatagagcgctgtgattggatgacgtccacggcgtcagccaatagaaatccctatagtttgatactagacgtacaggctgagcaaattaaattggcgccgctagggtgcgtctagatttctaggctaaccatcctacgtacttccggccAAAATTTGATTTCAGCCTCGCACGTAGTCTGGCCCAACCCACAGTATGCGGTTCGCATACGACCGCGCCAATCAGCGAACAGTTGAGTGATGACGCGGAACTTGCCTGCCGAGTTGCTTGTAGTCCAGCGAAGCTTGTAGTTCAACAGCACCGCAACAATGGCAACGGAGGAAGAGACGCTAGAAGCTATCCGCGAAGTTGTCGCAACTCTCGAGGGCCTCTGGAGTCACCGGGATGCGTAGAACAACAATCGTCTGATAAGCGGCGAGAAGAGATAAGAGGGAAAACTGGCGTGTGACAAGAGCTGATATAATCTCGGCGACGTGACGCTTTTGGTATACAACTCTCGGTCTGTGGCTGGCGCAAAGTTAGAGATAGATCCACTACGAAGAGACTGCCCTGGCGGTCAGGTAGCCTGCATACTAGCCAGCGGTCTGTTTACTACTGAGAGCAGAAGTGGGAAGCGTAAGAGCCTGAACTCTGGCGCACAGCATACGTCATTACCAAACGttgctgattggttaagggaactccaatgattttaaacct
Coding sequences within:
- the LOC125305666 gene encoding stonustoxin subunit alpha-like; protein product: MQKVMRIKGHQNTSFDVTASDSMRQKSKFLEISASLKGSFLLGLVSIEGSASFLNDRLSSTRQCRVTMQYKETTQFKELIATDMEIKHPEIFERNEATHVVTAVLYGAEAFMVFDQMASDYQEKKEIKGTLKAMINKIPLLQLSGEGKVAMTEEDKRKARKFSCKFHGDFKLKENPSSFEEAVIVYKHLPSLLGQKGEAAVPMRVWLYPLNNLEPKAAKLVRDINASAVSMLELILEHLHEAKMRARDLIKLSKNMSLTVLRDKLESFQNMRAEYTIIFKRKLKGVLPEIRGGTVAETAFTDILRFHEESSFSKIKMREWLNEKETEITIVQSYISLLGSTSLVPPGPELDKVLYHPKVDTVVMFSFTSLEYPEPYLSNLEGCLNCEDFAKMADVNVALQKTFSKNTVPWYEYPGAIPALRSCCPVFLGVKARCARNPLHAALISYVTDASHPGSSLRVYKNGKCINPHLKPPEKHEECEMAVSEGDGLTSHQREGSATKEQEDLLSFDD